From a region of the Pectobacterium aquaticum genome:
- the ycfP gene encoding alpha/beta hydrolase YcfP, whose amino-acid sequence MIIYLHGFDSTSPGNHEKVLQLQFIDEDVRLISYSTLHPRHDMQHLLKQVDKTIQQSDDDRPLICGVGLGGFWAERVGFLCDIRQVIVNPNLFPQENMSGKIDRPEEYLDIATKCVANFREKNRDRCMVMLSRQDEMLDSQRSAQTLGTYYEIVWDDIQTHKFKSISPHLQRIKAFKTLG is encoded by the coding sequence TTTTGACTCGACCAGCCCCGGCAACCATGAAAAGGTCCTGCAGCTTCAGTTTATTGATGAAGATGTACGGCTGATTAGCTACAGCACGTTGCATCCGCGTCATGATATGCAACATCTGCTCAAGCAGGTGGATAAGACGATTCAGCAGTCTGATGACGATCGTCCGCTGATTTGTGGCGTGGGGTTGGGGGGATTCTGGGCCGAACGTGTCGGTTTCCTGTGTGATATACGACAAGTTATCGTTAATCCTAACCTTTTCCCGCAGGAAAACATGAGCGGGAAAATTGATCGCCCAGAAGAGTATCTGGATATTGCCACGAAGTGCGTGGCGAACTTTCGTGAAAAGAACCGCGATCGCTGTATGGTGATGCTCTCTCGTCAGGATGAAATGCTCGACAGCCAGCGTAGCGCGCAGACGTTGGGAACGTATTACGAGATCGTTTGGGACGATATTCAGACGCATAAATTCAAAAGCATCTCCCCCCATTTACAGCGGATAAAAGCCTTCAAAACGCTCGGTTAA